The DNA segment GTAGGAAGCGGGAGCCTTACGCGTCCATTAATGGACACGAGCATCAAGACTCCCCGGCCCTGCTGGCGGGTGGCGTAGATTACCATGGTGCCGTTGGGCGCAACAGTAGGCGACTCATCAAGAGTGCTATCTGTGAGGATTTTTACGCTTCCGCGCTGCAAATCCTGGGCCGCCACCTTGAAATTAGTGAAACCATCCTGGCGATGGATCATTACCAGGGTCTTTTCATCAGCCGAAAGCTTCGGATTGGCGTTGTAGTTACCGATAAAGGTCACACGCTCCGCACCACCACCGCCAACACTGCTCTTATAGATCTGCGGTTTGCCGCCACGGTCTGAAGTGAAGTAGATGGTCGAACCATCCTTGCCCCAGAACGGTTCGGTGTTGATGCCAGGACCGGAAGTGACGCGGGTGATCTGGCGCGAACCGAGGTTCATCACGTAGATATCCGGGTTACCGTCCTTGGACAGCACGAATGCCAGGCGATTGCCATCCGGCGACCAGGCTGGCGCGCCGTTCAGGCCCTCGAAGTTGGTGATCTGCTCACGGCGACCGGTATCAATGTGCTGAACGAAGATGCGCGGACGCTTCTGTTCAAACGACACGTAGGCGATACGCTTGCCATCCGGGGCAAAACGCGGCGACAGGATTGGCTCGCGCGATTGCAACAGAGTCACTGCACGGGCACCGTCGTAGTCCGAACGTTGCAGGGTGTAGCGGGTGTTGTTCACCGAGAAACGCTCAGCCGTCACGTACAGGATGCGGGTGGAGAACGCACCTTTGATACCGACCAGTTTCTCGAACGATTGGTCGGCGATGTAGTGCGCCATGTCCCGCAGTTGGTCGACGCTGCCCGATACGCTACCGGTCAGCACTTGCTGCTCGGTGGCCACGTTGAACAGGGCGTATTGCACCTGCAAGCGACCGCCTGCTGGAACAATGCTACCGACCATCAGGTACTGGGCGCCCAGGGCTTTCCAGTCACGGTAGATCACTTCGCTACCTTGGGTCGGCTGGCTGATCATGTTCTGTTTCGGAATTGGCGCGTAGTAACCCGAGTTGCGCAGGTCATTACCAATGATTTCCGCCATATCGTCCGGCAGCACGCTGCCGCCCTGCCAGCCAAACGGTACAACCGCAATCGGAGTGGCCCGATCGCTACCGCTGGTTACCAGGATGTTCTTTTCATCCGCCGCCGCTATCCCTGCCATGCAGCAAATAACGACAAGCATTCCTCGAAGAAGGTTTCTCACAAGGCTAGATCCTCAGGTGTGAATGTCATCTTGAATGAACGATAGGGAGCGAAGTCGCTTGGTTTCATTCCCTGCATCTCGGTCAGCCGGCCAATATTCTTGACCGCTGCAACCGCCGAACTGTCGAACGAACCATCGCCACTGGACTTGGCCACGCTGACCGAAGTCACCGTACCGTCCGGCAACATGCCGATCTGCAGCACGACTGTCATGCCTTTGCGTGCCGAAGGTGGACGTGTCCAGCCTTCCGCTGCGCGCGCGCGAATCAGATCGTCGAAACTGCCTGCGACTTCATCACCACGTTCATCGGCCAAGGCCTGTTGACGTTGCGGCGTGTCGGAAAGCAAATCTGCCAGGGCCTGGGCCTTTTTATCTTCGGCGGATTTGCGCGCTGCTTCCTGGGCCTTTTTCTTGGAGGCGTCGGCGGCAGCTTTCTTCTTCGCGTCGTCGGCGATTTTCTTCTTCGCCTCGTCTGCTGCAGCTTTTTTCTTGGCGTCTTCGGCGGCTTTCTTCTTCGCGTCTTCGACTATCTTCTTCTTGGCTTCTTCAGCGGCCTTTTTCTTGGCCTCTTCTTCAGCCGCTTTCTTGGCTTCTTCTTCAGATTTCTTCTTGGCTATATCAGCCAATTGTTTCTCTTCGGCTTTTTTGGCTTCGGCAGCTTTCTCGGCTTTCTTGGCTTCATCAGCCTTTTTCGCCTCGTCGGCCTTCTTCGCTTCGTCAGCCTTTTTCGATTCCTCGGCCTTTTGAGCCGCCTCGTCTTTCTTTTGTTCCGCAGCAGCCTTCACCGCTTCCTGCTCGACCTTCTTCTGTTCCATCTGTTCGACTTCAGTCTGGCGCGCAGCCGACTTCTGGGCCTCACCCGCAATCTTCTGATTGGTCTGGGTGGTGGCCTGACTTTTCGATTTCAGCTGATACAGGGTCGCCTGCACGATCGGCTTGGCTGGCGGCAGCTCCGGGGTCATGGCAAAGCTGACAAACAGCATGCCAAACACCAGAACGTGCAGGGCTATTGCCCAGACGCTAGGCCAGAAGAAGCTTTCCGAGGCGGACGGCTCTCGCTGTTGCTGCATCAGGGCGCCTCGGTAATCAAGCCAACATTACCGACCCCGGCTTTCTGCAGCCCACCCATGGCGCCCATGACGGAGCCATAGTCGACCGACTTGTCACCGCGGATGAACACCTGGGTGTGCTTGCCGCCTTCGTTGCCGGCGCGGATGATTTTGGTCACGGCGTCGGTCATTTGCGGCAAGGTCATGGCCTTGTCCTGCTGCTTCTGGGTATCGACTTCGCTGCCAAGGTTCCAGTAATAGGTCTTGTCAGCCTTGATCGAAATGGTCAGGACCTGGGTGTTGTTGTCCTGCGGCAAGGCTTCGCTGGAAACCTTGGGCAGATCAACTTTCACCCCCTGATTGAGCATCGGCGCGGTCACCATGAAGATCACCAGCAGCACCAGCATCACGTCGATGTAAGGCACTACGTTCATCTCGGCGACCGGCTTGCGCTTTTTGCGAGCTCGAGCGATTAAAGCCATTGGGAATTACCTGCTTATTCTTCGCTGGTGTGCACTTTACGGTGCAGGATCGCCTGGAATTCATCGGCGAAGGTGTAGTAACGGCCAATCAGGGTTTCGCTGGTGGCGGCGAAACGGTTGTAGGCGATTACTGCGGGGATTGCAGCGAACAGGCCGATGGCAGTGGCGATCAGCGCTTCGGCGATACCCGGGGCCACGGTGGCCAGGGTCGCTTGCTGGGCCGTTGCCAGGCCACGGAAGGAGTTCATGATGCCCCATACGGTACCGAACAGGCCGATATACGGGCTGACCGAACCGACGGTGGCCAGAAATGGCAGGCTCTGCTCGAGTTTTTCTTCCTCACGGGAGATCGCTACGCGCATCGCACGGGCCACGCCTTCCATGACGGCTTCCGGGTCAACGCCGGACTGCTGGCGCAGGCGGGAGAATTCCTTGAAGCCAGCGCGGAAGATCTGCTCGACGCCCGAATCCGGGTCCGGGTTGCTGCCCGCCTGGCGATACAGCTTGGACAGGTCGATACCCGACCAGAAGCGCTCTTCGAAGCTCTCCAGGGCACGTCGACCGGCACGCAGCAGGTTGCTGCGCTGAAAAATCATGACCCATGAGGTAACCGATGCGGCTACCAGGGTCAGCATGACCAGTTGAACCACGACACTGGCATTGCTGACCAGGCTCCACATGGAGGAATGGTCGACGACGGTAGGTTCCACGCTAAATCTCCTGCTTTGATTGTTGACCCGCGCCGCTCACGTTGGCAAAGGCCGCACGTAGAGTTTCGGGAATGGCCCTGGGTTTCAAACTGTTGGTGCGCACACACGCCACCAGGAACTGCCCCTCACAGAGCAGCGTTGCATCCGTTGCCCGCCTGACCTGCTGTTTAAAGCGCAGGCTGACACGGTTCAATTCGATTACTTCCGCGCTGACCAGCAATTCATCGTCCAGTCGCGCCGGCGCGTAGTAACGGGCCTCGCTGGAATGCACGACAAATAACAGGTCCTCCCCTGCCAGCTGGGATTGGGCAAAGCCCAGCTCCCGTAGCCGCTCGGTTCGAGCCCGCTCCATGAACTTTAGATAATTGACGTAATACACGATGCCGCCCGCATCGGTGTCCTCGTAATAAACGCGACAGCGATGTGCGAACGACTGATCCCCGTTTTGCGCGCGCATACTCTAGTGCTTACTCCTCAGGTTGCCAATCCGGCCAGGCAACTGTTTTTCATTCTCTGCAGCATTTCTAACGAAAGAATGACGACGCCAGCCACTAGGACAGCACAAACGTCGAATAAATCGACCCGCCATACCTTTTTAATCGTCCACTGCATCGAGGAATTCGTCTACCACAGGCATCTCCCCCAATCGTGACGGAATGTTTAACCCAAAGTGCAAATACGCATGGCGCGTGACCACGCGGCCCCTCGGCGTGCGCATGATGTAACCCTGTTGAATCAGGTACGGCTCCAGCACATCTTCGATGGTATGGCGCTCCTCACTGATCGCCGCCGCCAGGCTGTCCACGCCCACTGGCCCGCCATCGAACTTCTCGATCATGGTCAACAGCAGGCGCCGGTCCTGGTGGTCAAAGCCATGTTCATCGACATCCAGCAGGTTCAGCGCCAG comes from the Pseudomonas shahriarae genome and includes:
- the tolA gene encoding cell envelope integrity protein TolA, with the translated sequence MQQQREPSASESFFWPSVWAIALHVLVFGMLFVSFAMTPELPPAKPIVQATLYQLKSKSQATTQTNQKIAGEAQKSAARQTEVEQMEQKKVEQEAVKAAAEQKKDEAAQKAEESKKADEAKKADEAKKADEAKKAEKAAEAKKAEEKQLADIAKKKSEEEAKKAAEEEAKKKAAEEAKKKIVEDAKKKAAEDAKKKAAADEAKKKIADDAKKKAAADASKKKAQEAARKSAEDKKAQALADLLSDTPQRQQALADERGDEVAGSFDDLIRARAAEGWTRPPSARKGMTVVLQIGMLPDGTVTSVSVAKSSGDGSFDSSAVAAVKNIGRLTEMQGMKPSDFAPYRSFKMTFTPEDLAL
- the tolR gene encoding protein TolR, whose translation is MARARKKRKPVAEMNVVPYIDVMLVLLVIFMVTAPMLNQGVKVDLPKVSSEALPQDNNTQVLTISIKADKTYYWNLGSEVDTQKQQDKAMTLPQMTDAVTKIIRAGNEGGKHTQVFIRGDKSVDYGSVMGAMGGLQKAGVGNVGLITEAP
- the ybgC gene encoding tol-pal system-associated acyl-CoA thioesterase; its protein translation is MRAQNGDQSFAHRCRVYYEDTDAGGIVYYVNYLKFMERARTERLRELGFAQSQLAGEDLLFVVHSSEARYYAPARLDDELLVSAEVIELNRVSLRFKQQVRRATDATLLCEGQFLVACVRTNSLKPRAIPETLRAAFANVSGAGQQSKQEI
- the tolB gene encoding Tol-Pal system beta propeller repeat protein TolB; this translates as MLVVICCMAGIAAADEKNILVTSGSDRATPIAVVPFGWQGGSVLPDDMAEIIGNDLRNSGYYAPIPKQNMISQPTQGSEVIYRDWKALGAQYLMVGSIVPAGGRLQVQYALFNVATEQQVLTGSVSGSVDQLRDMAHYIADQSFEKLVGIKGAFSTRILYVTAERFSVNNTRYTLQRSDYDGARAVTLLQSREPILSPRFAPDGKRIAYVSFEQKRPRIFVQHIDTGRREQITNFEGLNGAPAWSPDGNRLAFVLSKDGNPDIYVMNLGSRQITRVTSGPGINTEPFWGKDGSTIYFTSDRGGKPQIYKSSVGGGGAERVTFIGNYNANPKLSADEKTLVMIHRQDGFTNFKVAAQDLQRGSVKILTDSTLDESPTVAPNGTMVIYATRQQGRGVLMLVSINGRVRLPLPTAQGEVREPSWSPYLN
- the tolQ gene encoding protein TolQ — encoded protein: MEPTVVDHSSMWSLVSNASVVVQLVMLTLVAASVTSWVMIFQRSNLLRAGRRALESFEERFWSGIDLSKLYRQAGSNPDPDSGVEQIFRAGFKEFSRLRQQSGVDPEAVMEGVARAMRVAISREEEKLEQSLPFLATVGSVSPYIGLFGTVWGIMNSFRGLATAQQATLATVAPGIAEALIATAIGLFAAIPAVIAYNRFAATSETLIGRYYTFADEFQAILHRKVHTSEE